The genomic region GCCCGCCGATGGCTCCTTCAGCGTCACCCTGGACCGTCCACCCGGGACGGTCGAGGTGACCGCGGCCGACCAGGCGGGCCACCTCACCGTGGAGCGGGTCCGCACCTCGACACATCCCGGGATGCGCGCGGTGCACCTGACCGCGCACGCCTGGACCGCCCCCGGGCTGCGCGAGCCCGTGCTGGACCTGCTGCGGGCCAAGCGGATCGACACCGTGCAGCTGGACATCAAGGACGAGAGCGGCCTGGTCGGCTACGCCACCGAGGTCGCCACGGCCAAGCGGATCGGCGCGGTCCGCGGCGGCTACGACGCCCGCGCCGCCCTGCGTCAGCTGCACGAGCTGGGCGCCAGGGTGGTCGGCCGCCTGGTCGCCTTCCGCGACCCGGTCCTGGGCGCGGCCGCCTGGCGCGCGGGCCACCACGAGCAGCTGGTGCAGCGCGCCGACGGCGGCCCGTGGACCGGCGGCTACGGCCTCTACGCCTTCACCAACCCGGCCCACCCCGAGGTCCGCCGCTACAACATCGAGCTGGCCGCCGAGGCCGCCGGACTGGGCTTCGACGACATCCTCTTCGACTACGTCCGCCGCCCCGACGGCCCACTGCGCGGAATGCGCTTCCCCGGCGCCACCGGCGACCCCACCGGCCACGTCACCAGCTTCGTGGCCGAGGCCGCCAGCGCGATCCGGGCCAAGGGCGGCACGATCGGGGTGTCGGTGTTCGGCATCGCCGCCCGCCATCCGGAGCAGGTGGCCCAGGACATCCCGGCGCTGGCCCGGCACGTCGACTACGTGGCGCCGATGGTCTACCCCTCGCACTGGGGCCGGGGCGAGTACGGCGTGGGCCACCCGGAGGCCGAGCCCTACGAGATCGTCAAGCGGTCGATCGCCGACTTCCGGAGTGTGATGGAGGGGTCGGCGGCGAGCGTGATCCCGTGGTTGCAGGACTTCTCGCTGAAGGTGAAGTACGGACCGGGGGAGGTGCGGGCGCAGATCCGCGGGGCCAAGGACGCGGGGGCCGGGTCGTTCCTGCTGTGGAACGCCGGGTGCCGGTACCAGGCGGAGGGGCTCGGGTAACGAAGCCGGAGCCGCCGGCGACGAGGAGGTGCACAGTCCGTCCAGGGGAGGAACGGCGAGTGAGCCTCAAGACGTGGTGGCAGACGCGCAAGCGCAAGTGGCCGTGGGTGGCCGGTGCGGTCCTGCTGGCGCTGGTGATCATCGGCAGCCTGGCAGGCAACCCACCGCCGCCGGTGCCGTCCAGCGGGCCGGTGTCGGTGACGCCGGTGGCGGAGAGTCCGGCCGGGGCGGTGGTGCCGCCCGGTGTGGTGGGCAAGACGCCCAAGGAAGCCAAGGCCGAGCTGGCGGCGCTGGGGTTCCGGGACGTGGCGGCGGAGTCGGTGGACGGGCGGGCGGTGCTGGTCGAGTCGAACTGGCGGGTGGTGTCGGTGACCGGCGCGGGCCTGGCCACGGCGCTGACCACGCGGCTGGTGCTGCGGGTGGAGAAACCCCAGCCCACCACCAGCAGCCAGCCCCCGCCTCCGCCGACCAGCCGTCGTCCCGAGCCCACCGTGGAGCCGCCGCCGGAGCCCGAGCCGACCAAGCAGACCAAACCGCCTGCCTACTACAAGAACTGCACCGAGGCCAAGAAGGCAGGCGCGGCACCGCTGCACCGCGGTGACCCCGGCTACGGAACGCACCTGGACCGCGACGGTGACGGGGTCGCCTGCGAGCGGTGATCGGCCACTTGGGCACGGTCAGCCTAGCGACCGGCCAGCAGCGCCTCGGCCAGCGCGGTGCGCGCGCTCAGCACGCCCTTGCCCGCCCGGTGGCTGGCCACCAAACCCGCGCCGCGCAAGGCATTCAGGTGCTGGGACACCGCGCCCGCGGACATCCCGGTGCGCCGGGCCAGCTCGGTGGTCGAGGTCGGCGCGGACATCTCAGCCAGCAGTCGCGCCCGCGAGCGGCCGAGCACCGCGCCCAGGGTCTCCGCGGTGTCGGCCGGGGTCTCCCACAGCGTGGCCACCCCGCGCGCCGGATAGGCCAGCTGCGGGGCCTCGCCCGCGGAGATGCTCAGCACCGAGGGCCAGACGAAGGCCGAGGGCACCAGCACCAGGCCGGGGCCGTCGGAGACGTTCGGGGCCCGGCAGTGGCTGTTGGCCACGGTCAGCGCCGAACCGTCCCAGCGCACCGACTCGTGCAGGTCGTTGAGCAACGCGCCGATGCCCTGCCCGGCCAGCAGTCGCGCGCCGCGGAAGACTTCCCGGTCCAGCAGCGCCCGGATCCGCGGCCAGTCCGGGGCCAGCGCGTGCGCCCAGTACGCGGTGACCTCCTCGGCCAGCCTGGCCAGCCCGGTGGCCGGATCCCGGTGCAGGGCCTGGATCTCCGGGCTGGCCGGGATGCCGGAGAGGTCCAGGTGCTCGCGTACCACGGCGGCCGGGGTGGCCCGCAGCGCGGCCAGCTCGGCGGCCAGGTCCGGGGTGTGCGGGGGCGGGGTGAGGAAGTCCGGGATGTAGTGCGGCGCGGCCGGAACCAGCTGCCACAGCAGCGAGTCCGGCAGCGGGGAAGCGGTCCTGGCCACCCAGGGGGCGTGCAGCACCCGGCCCTCGCCGCCGCGCAGCACCCGCAGGCCGGCCACGACCTCCCACAGGCAGGACACGGACAGTCGCACCCT from Crossiella sp. CA-258035 harbors:
- a CDS encoding putative glycoside hydrolase, translating into MAVRYEGERHHWGLLTTLALGVVLVVLAMVVGAFGVLHPVATVDGVAEGELLRGGELHDRVVTFTPRSPSAVREMEVLVDGQPVSARQGEGSVSVLLRGLTHGEHEVTARLPGLLFGAAVTRKFTVDERAPVLAVDRPSRPDEHGRVTLRGTAKEADKLLVHGSRVALPADGSFSVTLDRPPGTVEVTAADQAGHLTVERVRTSTHPGMRAVHLTAHAWTAPGLREPVLDLLRAKRIDTVQLDIKDESGLVGYATEVATAKRIGAVRGGYDARAALRQLHELGARVVGRLVAFRDPVLGAAAWRAGHHEQLVQRADGGPWTGGYGLYAFTNPAHPEVRRYNIELAAEAAGLGFDDILFDYVRRPDGPLRGMRFPGATGDPTGHVTSFVAEAASAIRAKGGTIGVSVFGIAARHPEQVAQDIPALARHVDYVAPMVYPSHWGRGEYGVGHPEAEPYEIVKRSIADFRSVMEGSAASVIPWLQDFSLKVKYGPGEVRAQIRGAKDAGAGSFLLWNAGCRYQAEGLG
- a CDS encoding excalibur calcium-binding domain-containing protein → MSLKTWWQTRKRKWPWVAGAVLLALVIIGSLAGNPPPPVPSSGPVSVTPVAESPAGAVVPPGVVGKTPKEAKAELAALGFRDVAAESVDGRAVLVESNWRVVSVTGAGLATALTTRLVLRVEKPQPTTSSQPPPPPTSRRPEPTVEPPPEPEPTKQTKPPAYYKNCTEAKKAGAAPLHRGDPGYGTHLDRDGDGVACER
- a CDS encoding helix-turn-helix domain-containing protein, whose protein sequence is MVAIGFAAQGVARVRLSVSCLWEVVAGLRVLRGGEGRVLHAPWVARTASPLPDSLLWQLVPAAPHYIPDFLTPPPHTPDLAAELAALRATPAAVVREHLDLSGIPASPEIQALHRDPATGLARLAEEVTAYWAHALAPDWPRIRALLDREVFRGARLLAGQGIGALLNDLHESVRWDGSALTVANSHCRAPNVSDGPGLVLVPSAFVWPSVLSISAGEAPQLAYPARGVATLWETPADTAETLGAVLGRSRARLLAEMSAPTSTTELARRTGMSAGAVSQHLNALRGAGLVASHRAGKGVLSARTALAEALLAGR